The sequence ATACGGAcaactcgtattgcaagacctcactcgtttatcaagttaaaatttattaaaaattttttgcttatcttgcaaaacactcgccgaccaagttactcgcaatccaaggttttactgtattggcgtctaattaagcaactgcgttgccactgcagccctccaggagcaACGTCGCCCACCCCTTTTTACAAAAATTTCTTAATTAAGAGTGGTGTGCACTCAGGATGTACTTGTCAATATCTTACCAGCTCGTTTCGTTTTAGTCTTTAACATCATTATCGCCATTTTGCCACGGTCAAGGTGTCTTACACAGTGAAAACACACCCAAACTGTGTGGGCCCCACTTCTTCCTTAAACAAAATGAATGTGACTGACAAAGCAATTCTAACAGGTGATTGGTAGGATAAACCAATGATTGACAAGTGCTCCTCCCACCTGCTTACACATTCACTTGGCTCCAGCCTTGGGTGTCCTGTCCCAGCCGTGCTTGGCTGTCTTCGTGACAGGAAGACTCGCACCCTCCTAGTCTGCGGCAATAAAATGAAACCCCACTCGGAATGCTTACATGGAAGAATCCCAGAAACCCGACATGGAAAATGAAGACAGTCTCTTCCCACCACCCTTTTCTCTTTTAAGGCACCCATAGAAATGTAGAATTGGAATGGATTTTCACAGCAAATGCCAACATTTCAATCAGCTTGATATGAAATTGCGTTCATCCTGAATATAAAGCTTTGTAAGTCACTCtggaattctttttttgtttgttttaaagtacgtatgtatatatttacaagaaatgttccATCCAAAAGAACTACAGGTCAGCGGTGAGCACTGAGTCACTGTACACATGTTTGTTCGGGTCCACCAGCAATGAGGCTTGTGTCGGGTCCATCTGCATGGCCTTCTGGCCTACATGTCCAAAGATCTGCACAGGGCCACCCCCGGGATGGCCGGAAACGGTCATGCAGTGGGACAGCAGTGGGGTGTTGGCATCATGGTTGGAACCAGTGGATGGCACGCTAGTCACGTGCCCTGTGCTGGTCGACCCACTGGCACTACTTGGGGAGCGGCTCTTTGGGGGCGGGCAGTGTTGGATCACACGGGGTGGAGCTTGCCCCTGAAAGTGGGCAGTGGTGGCGGGGAACGCTGCATAGCCAGGAGGAATCGGGTAACCGTTCACTGGGATGAAACGCTGATTTTGGGGCAGCTGTGTGGTAACAAAGCCCACAATCTGACCTTGGGGAATACCTGGAGGGGGGTAGCCAAAACTGGCATACCTCGGGTTGCTGAGATtactgactggactggcactcaAGGAGGTAGTCTGTGTGGTGGCGTTGCCACCAGAGGGAGTGGTCGAGCTGGTGTGGCTGGACAAACCCTCCCATGATCTCAGCCTGCCATGGATGTCTTTGAAGCGGGGCCGACGAGCTGCGCTCTCCTGCCAGCACTCAGTCATCAAGCCGTACATCCTAGGTGGGCAGTCTTCTGGGCAGGGTAGGAGCTGTCTTTTGCGGACCATCTCAATCACCTCCTGGTTGCTGAAGCCGTAATATGGCTGTAGGCCAAAACTGAAGATCTCCCACAAGACTACTCCAAAAGACCAAATGTCCGAGTCTGTTGTAAACTTTCCGTACATGATGGCCTCAGGGGGCATCCACCGAATTGGAAGAAGGGACTTGGGCTGAACCCGGTAGTAGTCCGAGGCATAAATCTCTCTAGAAAGCCCGAGGTCAGATATTTTGACATGGAGATGCTCCCCTACTAAGATGTTCCTAGCAGCGAGGTCCTTGTGGACAAAGAAGTGACTAGCCAGGTACTCCATGCCGGCTGCAATCTGGATGGAGATGTACAGAAAGTCACCGTGGTCCAAGCTGGACTTCACCGTGCCGTCCTCGTCACTGCTGCATCCAACATCTGAGTGCGGCGAGCGCATGATGAGAAATTCGTGCAGGTCACCTTGGTGGAGAAATTCAAAAAGCATGCAGATGGGCTGCTCCTGAGTGACCACACCCAGCAGGCACACGACATTGTGGTGATGGAGCTCAGACATGAGGGACGCCTCCTGCTGGAACTCACTCCACAACTGGGGGTTGGAGCAGTCCTTCAGTGTCTTGATGGCCACCAGCTGGGCACGGTCCATGCCAGGAAGGTACAGATGGCCTTTATAGATCTTCCCAAAGGCACACTCGCCCAGTTCCTCCATGAAGCGCACAGCAGACAGTGGCAGCTCCTTTGCTTTGCTCTGaaacacagagaaagaaaaactttAGAAAGGGCATTTGAATTCTATCACCATTCTACCCATTTTCTTTTACTGGGCTGGCAAATTAACTTAGCTGTGCAGCACTGGGGTCCTTGAAGCACCAGGCCACTCTTTTAAATTACCAGGACCGGGACAGAGtagactttttctttctttatctcatTGTCTCCTGCCCATATCTTAACGTTACCATTCAttgctctctattataaaaaacaatcttGGAACGAGACAGGACTATTTTTCCTGcaatgatcttttgaagagaggctgggagacactttcatgtcccgcgagacggtcaagtcacgccatacttacaaccattttcaaacaagaccacggtcatctaacctctcagttgttggaatgcttttcctgtgctctcagctcttaaaaatgttatgcgttctagatgacacgtcaatgactaagcaaagaagaaaggacAGCACGTCggaaagagacccaaaagcgttggagagaaaagaatgcaaaaaagaaagcaaaaaagaacaaaaataatctgtgtgcaaattctgaaaataaggaaagtaataatcagcccgtcctgcgagactagactttgtgccaagagatttgaccacgcctggggctggaaaaagacaaagcaaaatgtcgtaaagaattcaaaaacgttgacgcgatacgcatgcagagcaggttagagataatggaagtaggaaaattccaaagtctcaaaaaatgacagtaaagattgccttagcgcaaacaaatggaaaatattactcggtgaaataacagaacatcgAAAAGAGTTTGAATAGTGTttaaggatgtctgggggagTAGAGAGacgaggcagtgagacaaaaggacagctgctgtgcaggcttttaaacgtttgaagctccatgcgagatgcagatcacgcggcacgacagcagcaagccagcaactgatcgagcaaagaggaggtaaaaaatcaccatttaagaggggtttcagaggagcgaccgcatctccttggggtgcattcagcccccctcttcacaacggcgcgTAGCGAAGCTCCCTAGTACTCTTGAAAACAATCGGAGTGGGCAGCATGGCAGCACTGCAGTTACGGCTGATGCATCAGTGGTCTTGGGGGACAGATGGTGAACCTGGCTGCTTTCTGTGTGGACATTCCACATTCTCCCAGTGCCTAAGTGTGTTTTTGTCAAAGTGTCCTCTACCACATTCCAGGTTAGTTTAACTGGAGGCTCTAAACTGGCCCattatgaataaacgtgtggttcATGCCCCGTTTCTAGTGCTTctaggatgggctccagctcaCCTACACTGCCAGTCAACAAGATCTTGTTTTATGGAATTGCATGCAGTTTAATGGCTTAATGTTTCATGAagtcaaggcatagaacaaataaacaatggtaaATAAAAACCTAAGTAAAATAATCATTAAGTGTGCAAAATTGTATTCCTATTTTTGATTTATCAAAGTAGCctgcaccttttgctgatataacagccaaacacaCATACACGTGATATTCTTTCTATAAGTGGAATCAAATATTGGTCAGAAAGATCTTCCCAACACTGTTTCAGAAGTTCCCACTAATGTGTTGCTCTTGTAGGTTGCTTTCCTTTCATCCTTCTGTCCAGTTCTTTCCAAACTAACTCAACTGGGTTTAAGTCTGGACTCTGCTGGCCACTCCATGTTTTAAAGTGtaccttcttgttcttttcttttaatgcaGTTCTGACACAGCCTGGATGTATGTTTAGGGTCACTGTCTTGAACCCCTGACCCATT comes from Polypterus senegalus isolate Bchr_013 chromosome 14, ASM1683550v1, whole genome shotgun sequence and encodes:
- the ror1 gene encoding inactive tyrosine-protein kinase transmembrane receptor ROR1 is translated as MYRLGVRQARTNCQRHFSRLFCFYLGVVLGRDFIAGMESPDDANVLADSKWNVSEEAERDDFLMLDEPMNNITTSLGQTAEMHCKVSGSPTPVIRWLKNDAPVVQEPRRISIRATSYGSRLRIRNLDTTDTGYFQCVATSDKMMVSTTGVLFVKFGPPPTASPGKPSLDEYEEDGFCQPYRGIACARFIGNRSIYVDSLQMQGEIENQITAAFTMIGTSNQLSDRCSQFAIPSLCHFAFPFCDETLTLAKPRDLCRDECEILENDLCKTEYIIARSNPIILMRLKLPNCDELPLPESPEAATCMRIGIPIAEPINKNHKCYNGTGIEYRGTVSMTKSGLQCQPWNSQYPHSHTYLAVRYPELNGGHSYCRNPGNLKEAPWCFTLKEAVRMELCEIPACDSKESSKWELLYILVPSVAIPLAIALLFFFICVCRNNNKSSNTPAQRQPKPVRGQNVEMSMLSAYKPKSKAKELPLSAVRFMEELGECAFGKIYKGHLYLPGMDRAQLVAIKTLKDCSNPQLWSEFQQEASLMSELHHHNVVCLLGVVTQEQPICMLFEFLHQGDLHEFLIMRSPHSDVGCSSDEDGTVKSSLDHGDFLYISIQIAAGMEYLASHFFVHKDLAARNILVGEHLHVKISDLGLSREIYASDYYRVQPKSLLPIRWMPPEAIMYGKFTTDSDIWSFGVVLWEIFSFGLQPYYGFSNQEVIEMVRKRQLLPCPEDCPPRMYGLMTECWQESAARRPRFKDIHGRLRSWEGLSSHTSSTTPSGGNATTQTTSLSASPVSNLSNPRYASFGYPPPGIPQGQIVGFVTTQLPQNQRFIPVNGYPIPPGYAAFPATTAHFQGQAPPRVIQHCPPPKSRSPSSASGSTSTGHVTSVPSTGSNHDANTPLLSHCMTVSGHPGGGPVQIFGHVGQKAMQMDPTQASLLVDPNKHVYSDSVLTADL